AATCAGCCCGTTCCCTCTTACGTTATCGGGTGTCTATCAGCCAAAGACTTAGGCCATTTGAGCCGTCATCCCGTTTCGGCCTGTATGTGCCCATTTCGCCGCACCGGGTTACAAAACGGGTTACTATTTTGTCATGGGCTGCACGCTTTGCGGGAGAGTGGGCGACTGGTCTGGTCCGATAATGCGGAGTTGCAAAAATCCCCAAGATAATGGATAGTGTTGCCATCATGAACGCCTTGGAAGTAATCGAGCAATTCAAGCGCCTGCCCCAGCAGGAACAGGGCAAGGTCGTCGAGTTTATCCAGCAGGATGTCTCGGCCAAGGTGCGCCATGCCGATGACAAAGCCGCGATGGCTGCTGCCCGGGCGGTCTTTGACGAGCATCCCGAACTCTTCCGCAAGCTGGCTCAATGAGCGAGGGGCCTGTCTTCCTGACAGCGACCCAAGTTGAGGCTTTCCATGCGCTGGCCTTGGAATTGCATGGGGGCAGTGAAGGCCTGCGCGAGCGTTCCTTGTTCGAAAGCGCCGTGGCTCAGGCGCAGAACGTTTATTGGTACGGGCATGGTGACCTCTACGACATCGCGGCGGCCTATTGCTTCCACCTCGCCCAAGCCCAAGCCTTTCTGGACGGCAATAAGCGCACGGCTGTGGCCGCTGCCCTGACCTTCCTAAAGCTCAACGGGATCAATACGGGAATCAACCTGACTGCACCGCTTTATCGCGCCCTGATCGAAATCGCCAAACACCGCTTGGACCGTGACGGCCTGGCTCAGCGCTTGCGCGAATTGCTGGGTGGGGGGTAGGGGGCGCTCAACTGCACTCGATATATCACAACGGCTTGGCTC
The DNA window shown above is from Ruficoccus amylovorans and carries:
- a CDS encoding type II toxin-antitoxin system death-on-curing family toxin encodes the protein MSEGPVFLTATQVEAFHALALELHGGSEGLRERSLFESAVAQAQNVYWYGHGDLYDIAAAYCFHLAQAQAFLDGNKRTAVAAALTFLKLNGINTGINLTAPLYRALIEIAKHRLDRDGLAQRLRELLGGG